One part of the Truepera radiovictrix DSM 17093 genome encodes these proteins:
- a CDS encoding glycosyltransferase family 4 protein — translation MRALHLGTRFAGTDGVSLEAEKVAWALGTLGLEPFFCAGEVSKERTAAANTFCLPAMHFEDPAAAALGARMFGGGEDEGLRRDLRAAAVALADDLMEVVTTVRPDLLVIQNAWAIPMQLPLAEALALVATRTGLPCLSHEHDYFWERERFAAYADPAFLDTFFPFHAPNVRHLCINTPARRALHERRGLEARVLPNVMDFAHPAPGVDAYNADFREAIGLSEAHTLFLQPTRVVPRKGIELAIDLLAELADPAHVLVVTHRAGDEGLAYLRHLEAYAAVKRVELRYVAERVDESRRVEGDTKIYALSDIYPHADFVTYPSLYEGFGNALLETVYFRKPAFVNRYRVFETDIAPKGFRFVEISGAVTPEAVRAVAQLLEDPEAHREMVEHNYALALEHFSYDALKDVLAAEVAALGLSPVLGDPFGPPIPTAQGVHPHFRKRV, via the coding sequence GTGCGCGCTCTGCACCTGGGCACGCGGTTTGCCGGTACGGACGGGGTGAGCCTCGAGGCCGAAAAGGTCGCCTGGGCGCTCGGTACGTTGGGGCTCGAGCCCTTTTTCTGTGCAGGTGAGGTTTCCAAAGAACGTACAGCGGCGGCGAACACCTTCTGCCTCCCCGCGATGCACTTCGAGGATCCCGCGGCGGCGGCGCTCGGCGCGCGCATGTTCGGTGGGGGGGAGGATGAGGGCTTGCGCCGCGACCTCCGCGCCGCCGCCGTAGCGCTTGCGGACGACCTGATGGAGGTGGTGACGACCGTCCGCCCCGACCTGTTGGTGATCCAGAACGCTTGGGCCATCCCCATGCAGCTGCCGCTCGCCGAGGCGCTCGCGCTGGTGGCGACGCGCACGGGGTTGCCCTGTCTGTCGCACGAGCATGACTACTTTTGGGAGCGGGAGCGCTTCGCGGCCTACGCCGACCCGGCCTTCCTGGACACCTTCTTCCCTTTCCACGCCCCCAACGTGCGGCACCTCTGCATCAATACGCCCGCGAGGCGCGCGCTTCACGAGCGGCGCGGGTTAGAGGCGAGGGTGCTCCCGAACGTCATGGACTTCGCGCACCCCGCTCCCGGTGTGGACGCCTACAACGCCGACTTCCGGGAGGCTATCGGTCTCAGCGAGGCGCACACCCTCTTTTTGCAGCCGACGCGGGTGGTGCCGCGAAAAGGTATCGAGCTCGCCATCGACCTCCTGGCCGAACTCGCCGACCCCGCGCACGTCCTGGTCGTCACGCACCGCGCGGGCGACGAGGGGCTCGCCTACCTGCGGCACCTAGAGGCGTATGCGGCGGTGAAGAGGGTGGAGCTGCGCTACGTCGCCGAACGCGTCGACGAAAGTCGCCGCGTGGAGGGAGACACAAAAATCTACGCCCTCTCGGACATTTATCCGCACGCCGACTTCGTCACCTACCCGAGCCTCTACGAGGGCTTTGGCAACGCGCTTTTGGAGACGGTCTACTTCCGCAAACCGGCCTTCGTCAACCGCTACCGCGTTTTTGAAACCGACATCGCCCCCAAGGGGTTTCGCTTCGTCGAGATTAGCGGGGCCGTGACGCCCGAGGCGGTGCGCGCCGTCGCGCAGCTTCTAGAGGACCCCGAGGCGCACCGAGAGATGGTCGAACACAACTACGCGCTCGCCCTGGAGCACTTTTCCTACGACGCGCTCAAGGATGTGCTGGCAGCAGAGGTGGCGGCGTTGGGCTTGAGTCCTGTGTTAGGCGACCCCTTTGGCCCCCCTATACCAACCGCGCAAGGTGTACACCCCCACTTTAGAAAACGCGTTTAG
- a CDS encoding S9 family peptidase has protein sequence MTAATTSTLTLIPRRALFGNPERTELRLSPDGRFLSFLAPKGGVLNVWVAPANDLTAAQPITDDTGRGIRLYTWAWTDEHVLYLQDEGGDENWRLFSVHVATREVRDLTPLAGVQARVVKLSPKHPCELIVGLNDRVPEYHDLYRLDLRSGERTLLLQNDGFESFLLDDDFRVRFGKKPTSDGGYLLLKREGDAWRDEPFVTVTHEDALSTAAVGLDADGDLLYLFDSRERDTAALVALDTRTGARTVLFEDPRADVGHVLSHPLTRRVQAAAATYTRTRWGVLDEAVRRDLEILQAATPGEVWVHDRTRDDGLWAVSLERDDAPTAYALFDRRAGEVRPLFSTRPALEGAPLSRMRPVVIPARDGLELVSYLTLPASVAGERPAAPLPTVLLVHGGPWGRDTWGFNTWHQWLANRGYAVLSPNFRGSTGFGKAFVNAGDLEWGAKMHEDLLDAVAWAVSEGIADPARVAIMGGSYGGYATLAGLAFTPEVFAAGVDIVGPSNLQTLLETVPPYWAAMVEEMARRVGDHRTEAGRAFLWSRSPLSRAAEIRRPLLIGQGANDPRVKQAESDQIVAALQERGIPVIYALYPDEGHGFARPENALSFYALTEAFLAEHLGGRAEDLGEDLVGSSLEIKAGAAWVAGLRGA, from the coding sequence ATGACGGCAGCGACCACCTCTACCCTGACCCTCATCCCCCGCCGCGCCCTCTTCGGCAACCCCGAGCGCACCGAGCTGCGCCTCAGCCCGGACGGGCGGTTTTTGAGCTTTTTGGCCCCCAAAGGCGGCGTGCTCAACGTCTGGGTCGCCCCCGCCAACGACCTCACGGCGGCCCAGCCCATCACGGACGACACCGGCCGCGGCATCCGCCTCTACACCTGGGCCTGGACGGACGAGCACGTGCTCTACCTCCAAGATGAGGGGGGCGACGAGAACTGGCGCCTCTTTAGCGTCCACGTCGCGACCCGGGAGGTCCGCGACCTCACCCCACTGGCGGGGGTGCAGGCGCGCGTCGTCAAGCTGAGCCCCAAGCACCCTTGTGAACTCATCGTCGGGCTCAACGACCGCGTGCCCGAGTACCACGACCTCTACCGCCTGGACCTGCGGTCGGGGGAGCGGACGCTGCTGCTCCAAAACGACGGCTTCGAGAGCTTTTTGCTCGACGACGACTTTCGGGTGCGCTTCGGCAAAAAGCCGACCTCGGACGGTGGCTATCTCCTGCTCAAACGCGAGGGCGACGCTTGGCGCGACGAACCGTTCGTGACGGTGACGCACGAGGACGCCCTCTCGACCGCCGCGGTAGGGCTTGATGCCGACGGAGACCTGCTCTACCTCTTCGACAGCCGCGAGCGGGACACGGCCGCTTTGGTCGCGTTGGACACGCGCACGGGGGCGCGGACGGTGCTCTTCGAGGACCCGCGCGCCGACGTAGGGCACGTGCTCAGCCACCCCCTGACCCGGCGCGTCCAGGCGGCGGCGGCGACCTACACCCGTACGCGCTGGGGGGTGCTGGATGAGGCCGTGCGGCGCGACCTGGAGATCTTGCAGGCGGCCACCCCCGGGGAGGTGTGGGTGCACGACCGCACCCGCGACGACGGGCTCTGGGCCGTCTCGCTCGAGCGCGACGACGCCCCTACCGCGTACGCCCTCTTTGACCGCCGGGCGGGGGAGGTGCGGCCGCTCTTTAGCACCCGCCCGGCGCTCGAGGGGGCGCCGCTTAGCCGGATGCGCCCGGTCGTCATCCCCGCGCGCGACGGTCTAGAACTCGTCAGCTACCTCACCCTGCCCGCGTCGGTCGCGGGTGAGCGTCCCGCCGCGCCGCTGCCTACCGTGCTGCTGGTGCACGGCGGCCCTTGGGGGCGTGACACATGGGGGTTTAACACCTGGCACCAGTGGCTCGCGAACCGCGGTTACGCCGTTTTGAGCCCCAACTTCCGCGGGTCGACGGGTTTCGGCAAGGCATTTGTGAATGCCGGCGACCTCGAGTGGGGCGCCAAGATGCACGAGGATCTCCTCGACGCCGTGGCGTGGGCCGTTTCAGAAGGTATCGCCGACCCCGCGCGCGTCGCCATCATGGGCGGCTCCTACGGCGGCTACGCGACGCTCGCCGGGCTCGCTTTTACCCCGGAGGTGTTCGCCGCCGGCGTCGACATCGTGGGGCCGTCGAACCTGCAGACGCTGTTGGAGACCGTGCCGCCCTACTGGGCCGCTATGGTCGAGGAGATGGCGCGCCGCGTCGGCGACCACCGCACCGAGGCGGGGCGCGCGTTTTTGTGGTCGCGCTCGCCCCTAAGCCGCGCCGCTGAGATCCGCCGCCCGCTGCTCATCGGCCAGGGGGCGAACGACCCGCGCGTCAAACAGGCGGAGTCCGACCAGATCGTCGCGGCCCTGCAGGAGCGGGGGATCCCCGTCATCTACGCGCTCTACCCGGACGAGGGGCACGGCTTCGCGCGCCCCGAGAACGCGCTCTCGTTCTACGCGCTGACCGAGGCGTTTTTGGCGGAGCACCTGGGCGGCCGCGCCGAGGACTTGGGGGAGGACCTCGTGGGCTCGAGCTTGGAGATCAAAGCGGGCGCGGCGTGGGTGGCGGGGCTGAGGGGCGCCTAA
- the thpR gene encoding RNA 2',3'-cyclic phosphodiesterase: MRLFIALNLPTSARERLTDDLAALRRTLPGVRWVHPETLHLTLIFLGELEDAGRRAAEAALRRVAAAHAPLELRFTHLGVFPNRSRPRVIWAGVADPESVAALHRALVREGLRPAGAAAYHPHLTLGRVPPPAAPDVRRALPGLLERPVALSAPIHSLELMRSTLAPTGARYEVLLSAPLNRGEGV, translated from the coding sequence GTGCGCCTCTTTATCGCCCTCAACCTGCCGACATCGGCGCGCGAGCGCCTCACCGACGACCTCGCGGCGCTCCGCCGAACCCTCCCGGGCGTTCGCTGGGTGCACCCCGAAACGCTGCACCTCACCCTCATCTTCTTGGGCGAGCTCGAAGACGCGGGGCGGCGCGCGGCGGAGGCCGCGCTGCGGCGCGTCGCGGCCGCGCACGCCCCCCTGGAGCTCCGCTTCACGCACCTGGGCGTCTTCCCGAACCGCTCGAGGCCGCGCGTCATCTGGGCGGGCGTCGCCGACCCCGAGAGCGTCGCGGCGCTCCACCGCGCCCTCGTGCGTGAGGGGCTCCGGCCAGCGGGGGCGGCGGCCTACCACCCGCACCTCACCTTGGGCCGCGTCCCGCCGCCGGCCGCGCCCGACGTGCGGCGCGCGCTGCCCGGCCTCCTCGAGCGCCCCGTTGCGCTCTCCGCCCCCATCCACAGCCTCGAGCTGATGCGGAGCACGCTGGCGCCCACGGGGGCGCGCTACGAGGTGCTGCTGAGCGCCCCCCTAAACCGGGGGGAGGGGGTTTAG